In Rutidosis leptorrhynchoides isolate AG116_Rl617_1_P2 chromosome 2, CSIRO_AGI_Rlap_v1, whole genome shotgun sequence, one genomic interval encodes:
- the LOC139888754 gene encoding probable protein phosphatase 2C 47 — protein sequence MAGFDFRSETRWWVSFSDLAFRSNGIAINTVRFDASDNKLGVRGRWLRSAHDENREDEQLIEPYLSTNSASIKNGNVGSKFSRCIRSGSHTDVGGRRQNEDEHIQIDDLSMLLGDKYKRLHASSFYAIFDGHGGSEAASYVKDYTMKLFLDESNLPQAELVDDTLLKELQDYHRKAFLQADKALADDRSISDYCGTTALSVLILYNRYLILANAGDSRAVVSRKGVAIQMSNDHRPSYLQEKERVEKLGGYFEDGYLNGELGVTRALGDWYMKSPNGLGSVLIAEPEMRHMELSEDDEFMIIGCDGIWIVMSNEEAVRIVRRGLLKNNDPQQCVMEIINEALGRHAIDNLTAIVVCFTSHIEPPKAWRPKFRRAL from the exons ATGGCCGGTTTCGATTTCCGTTCGGAAACTAGATGGTGGGTTTCGTTTTCAGATCTGGCATTTAGATCGAATGGAATTGCGATTAACACTGTACGGTTCGACG CAAGTGATAATAAATTGGGTGTTAGGGGTCGATGGTTGCGTTCTGCTCATGATGAAAACAGGGAAGATGAGCAGTTGATCGAACCATATCTG AGCACAAATTCGGCTAGCATCAAAAATGGCAACGTGGGTTCAAAGTTCAGTCGATGCATACGGTCAGGAAGTCACACAGATGTTGGAGGACGCAGACAAAACGAAGATGAACACATTCAAATCGATGATCTATCTATGCTTCTTGGTGATAAATACAAGAGGCTTCACGCAAGTTCTTTCTATGCAATCTTTGATGGTCATGGAGGATCAGAAGCAGCCTCATATGTCAAAGATTACACCATGAAATTATTCCTTGATGAGTCCAATTTACCACAAGCAGAACTAGTAGACGACACGTTATTAAAAGAATTACAGGATTATCATCGCAAAGCATTTTTACAAGCTGACAAAGCTCTGGCTGACGATCGCAGTATCAGCGATTATTGTGGGACTACAGCTTTAAGCGTTTTAATACTCTACAACAGATATCTAATATTAGCAAACGCTGGTGACTCTCGTGCGGTTGTTTCTAGAAAAGGCGTTGCGATTCAAATGTCTAATGACCATAGACCGTCTTATTTACAAGAAAAGGAAAGAGTGGAGAAACTAGGCGGTTACTTTGAAGACGGATACTTAAATGGTGAACTTGGTGTAACACGCGCGCTTGGTGATTGGTATATGAAGTCACCAAATGGTTTAGGCTCGGTTTTGATTGCTGAACCGGAGATGAGACATATGGAGTTGAGTGAAGACGACGAGTTTATGATAATTGGATGTGACGGGATTTGGATTGTGATGTCGAATGAAGAAGCTGTGCGGATTGTACGACGTGGATTATTGAAGAATAATGACCCTCAACAGTGTGTTATGGAGATCATAAATGAAGCGTTGGGACGTCATGCGATTGATAATCTCACTGCGATTGTTGTTTGCTTTACTTCGCACATTGAGCCGCCTAAGGCTTGGCGCCCAAAATTTAGACGCGCCCTATAG